Proteins from a genomic interval of Rhodothermales bacterium:
- a CDS encoding glutamate synthase subunit beta, giving the protein MGKPTGFIEYDRVDVLYRPVEERVGDFRHVAMLPPWDSARTQASRCMDCGIPFCHSGCPLGNQIPDWNDLVHRGDWARAYQALRETNNFPEFTGQVCPAPCEAACVAGIGGEPVAIEQIEWAIAERAFEDGIAKAHPPAQRTGRRVAVVGSGPAGLACADQLNQAGHEVVVFERDAKPGGLLRYGIPDFKLEKWVVERRIQLLTAEGVRFVTGVEVGTEVTAEDLEAFDAVVLCTGSTVPRDLPVPGRDLNGIHPAMDFLAAQNRVVGGEAEEVPPGLSAAGRHVIVIGGGDTGSDCVGTANRQGAASVTQFELLPMLPSGRPAHQPWPYFPMKLKTTTSHEEGADRHWSLMTTAFTGDDDVRGLRTVIVNDQLQSAPGSEREWKADLVLLAVGYVGTENPLLEALGLVATPRGTVGSGDFTTSREGYFAAGDARRGQSLVVWAISEGREAAAAVDEYLMGSTRLARKGDGDLPRK; this is encoded by the coding sequence ATGGGAAAACCGACCGGCTTCATCGAGTACGACCGCGTGGATGTGCTGTACAGGCCTGTGGAGGAACGCGTCGGCGATTTCCGCCACGTTGCCATGCTCCCGCCCTGGGATTCCGCGCGCACGCAGGCCAGCCGCTGCATGGATTGTGGAATCCCTTTTTGCCACTCGGGCTGCCCGCTGGGCAACCAGATCCCGGACTGGAATGATCTGGTGCACAGGGGTGACTGGGCGCGCGCCTACCAGGCGCTAAGGGAAACCAACAACTTTCCGGAATTCACCGGGCAGGTGTGCCCGGCGCCGTGTGAGGCTGCCTGTGTGGCAGGCATTGGCGGTGAGCCCGTCGCCATCGAACAGATTGAGTGGGCCATTGCCGAGCGGGCGTTTGAAGACGGAATCGCCAAGGCGCATCCCCCGGCGCAACGCACCGGAAGACGGGTGGCCGTCGTGGGCTCCGGTCCAGCGGGCCTGGCCTGTGCCGACCAGCTGAACCAGGCCGGCCACGAGGTCGTCGTCTTCGAGCGCGACGCCAAACCCGGCGGACTACTGCGCTACGGCATCCCGGACTTCAAGCTCGAGAAATGGGTGGTTGAACGTCGGATTCAGCTGTTGACGGCCGAGGGCGTGCGCTTTGTCACCGGCGTTGAGGTCGGCACGGAAGTGACCGCAGAAGACCTGGAAGCCTTCGATGCGGTGGTGCTCTGCACCGGGTCTACCGTGCCGCGGGACCTTCCCGTGCCAGGCCGGGATCTGAACGGGATTCATCCGGCGATGGACTTTCTGGCGGCCCAGAACCGTGTCGTCGGCGGGGAAGCCGAGGAGGTCCCGCCCGGCCTCTCCGCAGCGGGCCGACACGTCATCGTCATCGGCGGTGGGGACACGGGGAGCGACTGTGTCGGCACAGCCAACAGGCAGGGCGCGGCATCGGTCACACAGTTCGAATTGCTGCCAATGCTGCCTTCGGGTCGGCCGGCGCATCAGCCCTGGCCGTACTTCCCCATGAAGCTGAAGACCACGACCTCCCATGAGGAGGGCGCGGACCGCCACTGGTCTCTCATGACCACTGCCTTCACCGGAGATGATGACGTCCGAGGCCTGCGAACGGTGATCGTGAACGATCAGCTTCAGTCCGCGCCAGGCTCGGAACGTGAGTGGAAGGCCGATCTGGTGCTGCTGGCGGTGGGCTACGTCGGCACCGAGAATCCACTGCTGGAGGCCCTCGGGTTGGTGGCGACCCCTCGCGGTACCGTGGGGAGTGGTGACTTCACGACGTCACGCGAAGGCTACTTCGCGGCCGGTGACGCGCGTCGAGGGCAAAGCCTGGTGGTCTGGGCCATCTCCGAGGGTCGCGAAGCTGCCGCGGCGGTGGATGAATACCTCATGGGTTCGACCAGGCTGGCCCGCAAGGGCGACGGTGACCTACCCAGAAAGTAG
- a CDS encoding helix-turn-helix transcriptional regulator produces MKQLTRSDETFLVAIHCLGDDAFSTSILDELKRRVGKKVTVGSLWVSLDSLADRGYLRKNPRPGASVGRPRVYYALTPKGRRALIRARENHEQLWADVPALR; encoded by the coding sequence ATGAAGCAGTTGACCCGATCGGACGAGACGTTTCTGGTAGCCATCCACTGCCTGGGAGACGACGCGTTCAGTACCTCCATTCTCGATGAACTCAAGCGCCGTGTCGGCAAAAAGGTGACCGTCGGCAGCCTGTGGGTGTCCCTGGACTCGCTTGCGGACCGGGGCTACCTGAGAAAGAATCCCCGGCCGGGTGCATCGGTCGGTCGGCCGCGCGTCTACTATGCGCTCACCCCGAAAGGACGCAGGGCGCTGATTCGTGCGCGCGAGAACCACGAGCAGCTGTGGGCGGACGTGCCCGCGCTTCGCTAG
- a CDS encoding argininosuccinate synthase — protein MAILLAYSGGLDTSFCVPFLKEEYGEPVITITVNTGGVDPAEAEAIEARSLELGAERHILLDGRSRLFEDHLKYLVMGNVLRGNVYPLCVGPERVVQARLIVEEADKLGARAVAHGSTGAGNDQVRFDVALRILAGDLEVITPIRERGLSRADTTAYLKERGFDVPASITTYSINAGLWGTTIGGRETLDSREPVPDEAYPATVSPAEAPDQARAMALTFEAGVPVAVDGESMDPVTLIEWLNREAGAHGIGRAIHVGDTILGIKGRVAFEAPAPAVLITAHRELEKVVLSKWQQFQKSQLADFYGMLLHEGQYFDPVMRDIEAFLESSQVPVSGTVQVRLHKGRIDVLGCESPHSMFDANVATYGETNELWDGRDARGFARIAAVHALLARTAREDA, from the coding sequence ATGGCCATTCTTCTGGCATACAGTGGCGGTCTCGACACCTCCTTTTGCGTTCCGTTCCTGAAGGAGGAGTACGGGGAGCCCGTCATCACCATCACGGTCAATACCGGCGGAGTAGATCCGGCCGAAGCAGAGGCGATTGAGGCGCGATCCCTGGAACTGGGCGCAGAGCGTCACATCCTCCTGGATGGACGCAGCCGCCTCTTTGAGGACCACCTGAAATACCTCGTGATGGGCAACGTGCTTCGCGGCAACGTCTACCCGCTGTGTGTGGGGCCGGAGCGCGTGGTGCAGGCACGTTTGATCGTCGAGGAAGCGGACAAACTGGGTGCGCGAGCCGTGGCGCATGGCTCGACCGGCGCCGGCAACGATCAGGTGCGATTTGATGTGGCGTTGCGCATTCTGGCGGGAGACCTGGAGGTGATCACACCCATTCGGGAGCGCGGACTCTCGCGCGCCGACACGACGGCGTACCTCAAGGAGCGAGGCTTCGACGTGCCCGCCTCCATCACCACCTACAGCATCAATGCCGGACTCTGGGGCACCACCATCGGAGGCCGGGAGACCCTGGACAGCCGCGAGCCCGTTCCGGATGAGGCGTACCCGGCTACGGTTTCGCCCGCCGAAGCCCCGGATCAAGCGAGGGCGATGGCGTTGACATTTGAGGCCGGCGTCCCCGTTGCCGTGGACGGCGAGTCCATGGATCCGGTGACGCTTATCGAATGGCTCAACCGCGAGGCCGGCGCGCACGGCATCGGCCGGGCCATTCACGTGGGCGATACGATCCTCGGCATCAAGGGCCGCGTCGCGTTTGAAGCGCCCGCCCCTGCCGTGCTCATCACGGCCCATCGCGAACTGGAGAAGGTTGTTCTATCCAAGTGGCAGCAGTTCCAGAAGTCACAGTTGGCGGACTTCTACGGCATGCTGCTGCATGAAGGGCAATACTTCGATCCGGTCATGCGTGACATTGAGGCCTTCCTGGAGTCATCGCAGGTCCCCGTAAGCGGCACTGTACAGGTCCGTCTGCACAAAGGTCGCATTGACGTGCTGGGCTGCGAGAGTCCGCACTCGATGTTCGACGCCAACGTGGCCACCTACGGCGAAACCAACGAGCTCTGGGATGGCAGGGATGCGCGCGGCTTCGCCCGCATCGCCGCCGTGCACGCGTTGCTGGCCCGCACAGCCAGGGAGGACGCGTGA
- the argC gene encoding N-acetyl-gamma-glutamyl-phosphate reductase, with product MRAGVLHGAGYTGRELIRLIRRHPRLELALVTSRTFAGQPVWNVHPDLREGAFSVLRGVDPAARLTFTSPDPTAAAQMDVLFVAAEHGQGAVTCKAVLDAGFEGYIIDLSADFRLPEAADYKARYEREHPAPELAGSFVYGMADLAAPYAEGTRRVANPGCFATGLTLALAPLAPLKAHVTALTGASGSGARPKPTTHFPDREGNVRAYKVLCHQHMAEVMEVVGASSEVDFIPVSGPWTRGIWGTAHVETSADVDAAFRKAFEGRPLVRLWPDQLPELRWSVGTPYCDIGWVRKDDALVVGFALDNLLKGAASQAVHNFNLISGLDETEGLV from the coding sequence ATGCGCGCCGGCGTGCTTCACGGAGCAGGGTACACGGGACGGGAGCTCATCCGCCTGATCCGTCGCCACCCACGCCTGGAACTGGCCCTGGTGACCAGCCGCACGTTTGCCGGTCAGCCCGTGTGGAACGTGCATCCCGATCTGAGAGAGGGAGCATTTTCGGTGCTGCGCGGAGTCGACCCGGCCGCGAGGCTGACGTTCACATCGCCCGACCCGACCGCAGCCGCACAGATGGACGTGCTGTTCGTCGCCGCCGAGCACGGGCAGGGCGCCGTCACGTGCAAGGCTGTGCTGGATGCCGGCTTTGAAGGCTACATCATCGATTTGAGTGCGGATTTCCGGCTTCCGGAAGCAGCTGATTACAAGGCGCGCTACGAGCGCGAGCACCCGGCCCCGGAACTGGCGGGCTCATTTGTGTACGGCATGGCGGATCTCGCCGCGCCGTACGCCGAGGGAACGCGCCGCGTAGCCAATCCGGGCTGTTTTGCCACCGGCCTCACGCTGGCGCTTGCTCCGCTGGCACCGCTGAAGGCGCACGTCACGGCACTCACGGGCGCGTCCGGATCCGGAGCACGCCCCAAGCCGACGACCCATTTTCCCGATCGCGAGGGCAACGTGCGCGCCTACAAGGTGTTGTGCCACCAGCATATGGCCGAGGTCATGGAAGTGGTTGGCGCCTCATCCGAGGTGGATTTCATTCCTGTATCCGGACCATGGACTCGTGGCATCTGGGGCACTGCGCATGTTGAGACCTCAGCCGACGTAGACGCCGCGTTCCGCAAAGCCTTTGAAGGTAGACCGCTCGTCAGACTGTGGCCCGATCAACTACCCGAGCTGCGCTGGTCGGTCGGCACGCCCTATTGTGACATAGGGTGGGTGCGCAAGGACGATGCGCTGGTCGTTGGATTTGCGCTCGACAACCTGCTGAAGGGCGCCGCCTCCCAAGCGGTGCACAACTTCAATCTCATTTCCGGCCTGGACGAGACGGAGGGACTGGTGTGA
- a CDS encoding aspartate aminotransferase family protein produces the protein MKRQEVIAQEEQYQLRTYRKKAVAPVRGEGCYLWEEDGTRYIDLYGGHCVVLLGHSHAGVREALHRQLDHITFYSNAVYSETRARAAKALADFAPGGLGNVFFCSTGTEANETALKIARKATGKPVVVAMEGGFHGRTLGSLSVTHGKYRQPYADIAAPTEFVPFANAGAVRDLLRTRDDVAAVILEPIQSMAGVATAPPAYFRSLRDTCSEFGVQLIFDEIQTGVGRTGTFSISERYGITPDLITLAKSLGNGVPVGAVLVNDALAATVQYGDQGTTFGGGMLAMAAVEATLTALRKENVMAKATAFESAVRHRIGPIVRQIRGAGCLLGLDLGMPAAGVIAHLHEQKIIVGGSNHANVMRLMPPALTPLSVVEIFAVALEKALAEAPNPA, from the coding sequence GTGAAGAGGCAGGAGGTCATCGCCCAGGAAGAGCAGTATCAGCTGCGCACGTACCGGAAAAAGGCGGTGGCCCCGGTGCGAGGCGAGGGCTGTTACCTGTGGGAGGAGGACGGAACGCGGTACATCGACCTGTACGGGGGCCACTGCGTGGTGCTTCTGGGGCACAGTCACGCCGGCGTGCGCGAAGCCCTGCACCGCCAACTCGACCACATCACCTTCTACTCCAACGCGGTCTACAGCGAGACGCGTGCCCGCGCCGCAAAGGCGCTGGCCGATTTCGCTCCCGGAGGCCTGGGCAACGTGTTCTTCTGCAGCACCGGCACCGAAGCCAACGAAACGGCCCTCAAGATTGCCCGGAAGGCTACCGGCAAACCCGTCGTTGTTGCCATGGAGGGCGGATTCCACGGGCGCACGCTCGGCAGCCTGTCGGTCACCCACGGCAAGTACCGCCAACCGTACGCGGACATAGCGGCGCCGACCGAGTTCGTGCCCTTTGCCAACGCCGGGGCGGTGCGGGACCTCCTGAGGACACGCGATGACGTTGCCGCCGTCATTCTGGAGCCGATACAATCCATGGCCGGCGTTGCCACGGCACCACCCGCTTACTTCCGGTCCCTGCGCGACACCTGTTCGGAGTTCGGCGTTCAGCTGATCTTCGACGAGATCCAGACCGGCGTCGGGCGAACCGGCACGTTTTCGATTTCGGAGCGCTACGGGATCACACCGGATCTGATCACGCTGGCCAAGAGTCTCGGCAACGGCGTGCCCGTCGGTGCGGTCCTTGTGAACGATGCGCTTGCAGCCACTGTGCAGTATGGCGATCAGGGCACGACCTTTGGCGGCGGCATGCTGGCGATGGCTGCGGTCGAAGCGACACTGACCGCCCTGCGCAAAGAGAATGTCATGGCCAAGGCCACCGCCTTCGAGTCCGCCGTACGTCACCGGATCGGTCCCATCGTGCGTCAGATCCGGGGTGCGGGCTGTCTTCTTGGTCTGGACCTCGGCATGCCGGCCGCGGGCGTGATCGCCCACCTGCACGAGCAGAAGATCATTGTCGGAGGGTCAAACCATGCGAATGTGATGCGCCTGATGCCTCCGGCACTCACACCGCTATCCGTCGTGGAGATCTTCGCAGTGGCGCTGGAGAAAGCACTGGCGGAGGCCCCGAATCCGGCATGA
- a CDS encoding N-acetylornithine carbamoyltransferase has protein sequence MTHLLDWHLESGSAWQTCIEEARRFAEDRTYKAGVAAGRSLGLLFFNPSLRTRTSMEVAAARLGAHSSIIVPGQGTWGFAWQDGTRMDGSEAEHIREAAGVLSQYFDAIGVRLFAGMTDRAADREEHHLRRFLDAAQVPVVNLESAYWHPCQALADAACMHERFGGDPAGKRFLLTWAYHPKALPTAVPNSALLNAARLGMRVTVARPPGFELDPEVMALARRHATVEETDDLSAAMDGAHVVYAKAWSGTAIYTDPEREAAQRGALQDWRISAAHMAATENGAFMHCLPVRRNVVVDDAVLDGPQALHLRQAAYRLFAQQAILCRAWDL, from the coding sequence ATGACCCACCTGTTGGATTGGCATCTCGAGTCCGGGTCCGCGTGGCAGACCTGCATCGAAGAAGCGCGCCGATTTGCGGAAGACCGGACCTACAAGGCCGGAGTGGCCGCAGGGCGTTCGCTGGGTCTGCTCTTTTTCAACCCCTCGCTGCGCACCCGAACCTCGATGGAGGTAGCCGCCGCGAGACTCGGTGCGCACAGCAGCATAATCGTGCCGGGCCAGGGCACCTGGGGCTTTGCATGGCAGGATGGCACCCGGATGGACGGAAGCGAAGCCGAGCACATCCGGGAGGCTGCGGGCGTGCTGTCGCAGTATTTCGATGCGATCGGCGTGCGGCTATTTGCCGGGATGACCGACCGGGCGGCCGACCGCGAAGAACACCATCTGAGACGATTCCTGGACGCGGCGCAGGTGCCGGTGGTGAACCTGGAGTCTGCGTACTGGCATCCCTGCCAGGCGCTGGCCGACGCAGCTTGCATGCACGAACGGTTTGGCGGCGATCCCGCCGGGAAACGATTTCTGCTGACCTGGGCCTACCACCCCAAGGCACTGCCTACCGCGGTGCCCAACTCGGCCTTGCTGAATGCTGCCCGGCTGGGCATGCGCGTCACCGTGGCCAGGCCGCCGGGATTCGAACTGGACCCGGAGGTCATGGCGCTCGCGCGGCGGCACGCCACGGTCGAAGAAACGGACGACCTCTCTGCCGCAATGGACGGCGCGCATGTCGTCTACGCGAAGGCCTGGTCCGGAACCGCGATCTACACCGACCCGGAGCGTGAAGCCGCGCAGCGGGGCGCACTCCAGGATTGGCGGATTTCTGCCGCGCACATGGCCGCCACGGAGAACGGTGCATTCATGCACTGCCTGCCGGTGCGACGCAATGTGGTCGTGGACGATGCGGTGCTCGACGGCCCGCAGGCGCTTCACCTCCGACAGGCCGCATACCGGCTGTTCGCACAACAGGCCATTCTGTGCCGGGCCTGGGACCTGTGA
- the argB gene encoding acetylglutamate kinase: MPGLGPVSALTVIKIGGGVVVAQDALWQVVRARAGGTVLVHGGGPQATAMARRLGHDPVIVQGRRVTSDLDLDIVRWTMRGEINLSLVAGARRHGLPAVGISGADGATLQVTRRPPWEIDGQTVDFGWVGDVQGVDPSLLQTLISSGYLPVVAPIGIDAEGQVYNVNADTVSVAIAGALAATELLLVTETGGLLDDAGKPVERCDRTLFQAGLDQGWIQGGMRVKVQLALEALEAGVSRVRIVGPGLTGGTVVQT, from the coding sequence GTGCCGGGCCTGGGACCTGTGAGTGCGCTGACGGTCATCAAGATCGGCGGCGGTGTGGTCGTCGCCCAGGACGCGCTCTGGCAGGTGGTCAGGGCCCGGGCGGGCGGCACAGTGCTGGTGCACGGCGGCGGACCGCAGGCCACTGCCATGGCGCGCCGACTTGGTCATGATCCCGTCATTGTGCAGGGTCGTCGCGTCACCTCGGATCTGGACCTGGACATCGTGCGATGGACCATGCGGGGTGAGATCAACCTGTCGCTTGTCGCGGGTGCCCGCCGACACGGCCTGCCTGCCGTGGGCATTTCCGGCGCCGACGGCGCCACGCTGCAGGTCACGCGCCGGCCGCCCTGGGAAATCGACGGCCAGACGGTGGATTTCGGATGGGTGGGCGATGTGCAGGGGGTTGACCCGTCCTTGCTGCAGACCCTGATCTCCTCGGGCTATCTGCCCGTTGTAGCTCCCATCGGAATAGACGCCGAGGGGCAGGTCTACAATGTCAATGCGGACACCGTCTCCGTGGCGATCGCGGGCGCGCTGGCAGCCACGGAGTTGCTGCTGGTCACCGAGACCGGCGGACTGCTGGATGATGCCGGAAAGCCGGTAGAACGATGCGACCGCACGCTCTTTCAGGCGGGCCTGGACCAGGGCTGGATTCAGGGCGGCATGCGGGTCAAGGTGCAACTGGCTCTCGAAGCGCTGGAGGCAGGCGTATCCCGGGTGCGCATTGTGGGCCCGGGCCTGACCGGCGGAACAGTGGTGCAGACATGA